A stretch of DNA from Halobacillus litoralis:
GATCATTGGCCGTTATGTTTTTGCACCGGAAATCATGGATCTACTTGCTACTCAGGAAGAAGGTAGAGGTGGAGAGATTCAATTGACAGATGCTATTGAGCGTCTGAACCTAGATCAGCCTGTGTACGGGTATGAGTTTGAAGGCGAGCGATTCGATGTCGGCGATCAGCTCGGCTTTATCAAAACGACCCTTGCCATTGCAATGGAACGGGAAAACATGCGGGACGATGTCCTTGCTCTATTAGCTGAAATTATGGAAAAACAAGAATCGATGAATTCCTAAAAGAAGCGGCGGGTCTTAGACTCGCCGCTTTTTGTATAGAAGTGCAGAGGAAACGAAAACTAATAGGAATACGAAGTCTTGCTCCTTTACCGTGTTAACACGTTATTCTACTCTCATTTACAGGAGAATGCCCTAGTGTTATACTCCTTACGGTTTAGGGAGAACGATACATAGGGAGAGTCGAACAGCATGATGATGATGGCAAAAAAATATCGACGGGAGCCGATGCCACCGGCACTCAGACAAACAATGGATTACGGCCTGGTCATTCTTGGGTCATTTTTTGTAGCTTTAGCCTTCAATTTATTTTTATTACCGAATAACATCGCCTCTGGAGGAGTAGCAGGTGTCAGTACGATCACGAAAGGCGTGTTCGGCTGGGAGCCTGGCGTCGTCCAGTGGGTATTGAATATTCCACTGTTCATCATGGGCGTGGCCATATTAGGAAAAAACTTCGGTCTCAAGTCATTCGTCGGCACCGTGACCCTGCCGCTCTTCGTCTTGATGACGAGTGACATGGCGCCGGCAACACCGAATCCGTTGCTTGGAGCCATATTCGGTGGAATGGGCGTCGGTCTCGGCCTTGGCATTGTTTTTAGAGGACGGGCATCGACAGGCGGGATCGACTTAGCCGCTCAAGTCCTGCACAAATTCACACACTTACCACTCGGCATCAGTGTTGCTTTATTGGACGGAATGATTGTCCTGACATCGGCGATTGTCTTCTCACTCGAAGAAGGATTGTATGCGCTGATCGGGTTATTTGCGACCAGTCGGACCATCGATTTTGTCCAAGTGGGATTGAACACTTCGAAAAACGTAATGATCATTACAGAGGACGTCGATGAAGTGCGTTCTGCTATTTTTGAACAAATCGATCGTGGGGTAACCGTATTAAGTGGAGCTGGTGGTTACACGGATCGGGAACGCCGGGTCGTCATGTGTGTCGTCCAGCAGAATGAATTCATCAAATTGACACAAACCGTAAAGACAGTTGACCCGGGGGCATTTGTCGTCGCTATGAACGCCACTGAAGTGCTTGGAGAGGGTTTCAAAACGTCGTGACTCGGTTATAATATCTCTATATCTCATCAAAATACGAGAGGGGATACAGGAATGAAAAAACTATTATCTGCTTTATTTTTAGGGCTGATCCTCGTCTTGAGTGCCTGTGGGGGCGGCGGAGACGAAGGAACGACGGATGACAGCGCGAACGATGAAACGACAGAAGAACAAACGGGTGAAGATTCCGGCGAAGGCACAGACGAAGGAACGTCAGACAGTGGTGACGGCGAGGCTGTTGACACAGCGGCCGCAGAAGAAGTGTACCAGAACAACTGTGCCAGCTGCCACGGCGGTGAACTTGGCGGAGGAATGGGACCATCTCTTACTGAAGTGGGTTCCAAGTATTCTGCAGAAGAGATCGTTGGCTTCATTAAAAATGGTAAGGGCGGCATGCCAGCTCAAGGTCAAGTATCTGATGACGATGCTCAACTGGTAGCAAGCTGGCTTACGACAATGGAATAAGCTTCTAGTGAAAAAGCCTGGTGACGTCACCAGGCTTTTTTTGTATCCTTCTCAATCAACTTCTTTAATATCTAGGCATCCTTTATATTGAAAGGGTGTTTACCGGTATACCCCTCCTATGAAAAACAAATGTAATAATTTCATGTCTAAATAAACCGAAAATTAATGTTATAATAAATGTGTTTGTAGACAAGAGAGAAGACAACTGACTTAACATTATGAGAGATACAGGTGATTTTACATGATTAAAATGCAAGGAGTATATAAAACATATCCGAATGGTGTCACGGCTTTGAATGGATTGGATATCCAAATCGACCAGGGAGAGTTCGTTTATGTCGTAGGGCCGAGTGGGGCTGGTAAATCAACATTTACGAAGCTGATCTACAGAGAAGAAAAGCCGACGACTGGAACGGTTCTTGTGAATGATATGGACACATCCACAATGAAACAGCGTCGCATTCCGATGCTGCGCCGTCAGATTGGTGTCGTTTATCAGGATTTCCGTCTATTGCCGACGCTGACCGTTTATGAGAACGTGGCATTTGCACTAGAAGTTATTGAAGAAAATCCACAAAACATCCGCCGCCGTGTGATGGACGTGCTTGATCAAGTTCGTTTGAAAAACAAAGCACGTTTCCTTCCGGATGAGCTTTCTGGAGGAGAGCAGCAGCGTGTATCGATTGCCCGCGCGATTGTGAACCATCCGAAAGTACTGATCGCTGATGAGCCGACAGGTAACCTCGATCCAGAAACATCGTGGGAGATCATGCACATCCTTGAGGAAATCAATACGGCAGGGACAACCGTATTAATGGCGACCCACAGCCAGGAAATTGTCAACACGATCCGTAAGCGTGTCATCGCGATTGAAGACGGCATGGTCGTCCGTGACCAGAGCAACGGAGAATATGGATACGAAATGTAAGTGCGTGAAGACTGTCTCAGTTAGGGGACGGTCTTTTTCTTTGTTTTTTGGTGAAGGGTGGCACTTGCACTTCTCCTTTTGTTGCGAGGCACTAGAAAGGCTCCTGACACCAAAAGGAAGCGAAGCGGTGCCAGGCGCGAATTTCTACGATTCTCGTTTCTGATCCAATTACAGGTAGATAGATAGGTGGGGATGTCCTATAATGAAATGGACATGCTATAGTCATTTCTGGCATATGTTAACTCATAGAACAATCGTTGATTTACGTTGAAGGAGCTTTTTTGCTAGTATAGAGGCAACATGAAATCCAAAATAGAAGGGTGAATGCGATGAATATAAAACCGCGCTACGTTGCGCTGTTGATGGCGCTAGCGGTCCTATTTGGAGCGGCAGGCTCGTACATAGGAATAGAATACTTCGCTGACGACACGAACGAACAAGCACAATCCGAACAGTATGCAGATAAAGATGCGGAGAACTTTGGGAGTCTGTCCGAAGAGGAACAAAAGGCATTCATACAAAATATGTCCGGGAACACCGATTTGAAAAAGGTGGAACAGGCATTCAGTACGATTCAAGAAAATTATGTAAAAGAAGTAGATAAAAACACCCTTGTTGAAGGGGCGATTCAGGGGATGCTCGATACGCTCGAGGATCCATACAGTGTGTATATGGACCCTGAAACGATGGAGCAGTTCAACCAGACGATTGAATCCTCTTTCCAGGGAATCGGCGCGGAAGTGAGTATGGTCAATGATAAGGTGACGATTGTCGCGCCCATTAAAGGCTCACCTGCGGAAGAAGCAGGCTTGAAGCCGAACGATCAAATTTTGAAGGTGGATGGCGACAGTGTCGAAGGTCTTGACCTTTATGAAGCCGTTCTGAAGATCCGCGGGGAAAAGGGGACGGAAGTGACGCTCCAAATCGACCGGCCTAGGGTCAGTGAACCACTGAACATCGATATCACCCGTGATGATATTCCATTAGAAACGGTTTACACAGATACGAAGGAGATCAATGGTAAAAAAGCCGGGGTTATCGAAATTACTTCTTTCTCAGAAAAGACTTCGGATGAATTCCACGAAGCATTAGAGAAGCTTGAAAAGGATGGGATGGACGGGCTTGTCATTGATGTCCGTGGAAACCCTGGTGGGTTGTTTACAGACGTTCAGGAGATTCTGAAAGAGTTCATTCCGAAAGATAAGCCGATTGTCCGGGTAGAAGACCGTAAAGGTGAGAAAACGCGTTATTTCTCTGAAAATGAGGAGAAAAAGCCGTATCCAATCACCGTCTTGATGGACGAAGGAAGTGCATCCGCTTCTGAAATCTTAGCTGCGACCATGCAGGAAGCGGGCGGTTATGATCTTGTCGGAACGAAGAGCTTCGGTAAAGGAACCGTTCAACAGGCGTTACCGATGGGCGACGGCAGTACAATCAAGCTGACCTTGTTCAAGTGGTTGACTCCTGACGGCAACTGGATTCACGAAAAAGGGATCGAACCTACGGTGAAAGTGAAACAACCGGAATACTTTTACACGAATCCAGTGGAAGTAGAAGAGTCGCTTCAATACAATGACAATGATGAGAAAGTGAAAAACATCCAAATCATGCTGAAAGGTCTAGGTCATGATCCTGACCGTACAGATGGATACTACAGCAAAGATACAGAAGCAGCAGTCCAAGCATTTCAGGAAGAAGCGGGGCTTGAAGCGACTGGCGTTGTGGACGAGACGACCGGTGGCAAGCTTGAAGAAGCGATAATAAAAGAAGTCAGAGATGAGAAAAACGACAAACAAATGCAAAAAGCGGTCGAGGTCTTGTTTCAATAAGCAGGAATTTGCCGCTGGATGACGAATTATATCCGTAGTCTGCGACTGCGGATTTTTTCGTTAATAGGTATAGACAACAGAGAGCGACACGACTTGAAAGGAGAATCATGTTGGACGTTTGGTTGATGGAATTTGCAAAAGGGCTTGGGATGATGTTCTCCCTCCCATTTTTATACATAACTTTAGCGATGATCTTCATCGTATCTGGAAAACGAGTGAAAGAGGAACGAGCGGCTTTCGGCACACGAATCTTTGATCGTTTCACCGAATGGAAAGGAACGTGGGGAACGGCACTCATCAGTGGCTTTATATTATCCGTGATGGCGGTTGGTGGAGGAATGGTATTCAGTTATCCGTTGCTTCTTCTCCTATCCGGTATTTTACTGATCATCAGTTTGACTGGCCGTCTGAGCTGGTATTCCTCTGCTTATACGCTGGGGTTGAGTTACCTGGTCCTGCTGGTTGTTCCGTATCTACCTGATTCTGTGCGTAGTCACGAATGGGTGGAAGTACTCCAGTAAACGCCTCTCCATACACTTGCGGTTGTGATGGCCGTTCTTTTATTAACCGAATCGATCCTGATGCTGCGCACGACAGCTGCTCATACATATCCCGAACGATTGAAAGGGACGCGGGGAATGTGGATCGGTCAGCATCGTTCCAGAAGAATGACGGTCGTTCCGTTTCTAGCGTTGTTCCCAGGGGGTATGATTGAACCGTTTGCCGCGTGGTGGCCAATGATTCCGCTTGGTGGAGAAACATACGGGCTGATTCTTATTCCTTTTGTTATCGGATGGGAATGGAAAGCTCGCGGTCAGTCTCCTGTCGTCGCAGCAAAGACGATGGGAAGGCACGTCTTTCTGTTGTCGATCATCGTCCTAGGGCTTGCTGTCGGGAGCTTTTTCATAGGTGTGTTGTCCCTGGCAGCTGTGATGATCGGATTGATTGGTCGTGAATGGATCTTCGTTCTGCACCGGATGCGTGAAGAGAAAACCCCGTTCTTTTCTTCTGCGAAAAAAGGCATTCGGATTCTTGGTGTCATACCTAGGAGCCCTGCCGATCAAATGGGACTCACACCAGGGGAGGTCATTGAACGAGTGAATGCGATTCCTGTACGAACGGAGAATCAATTTTATGAAGCGCTGCAAAATTCAGGAGCGTTTACGAAAATGGAAGTGCGTGATGAATGGGGAGAAAACCGCTACGTGCAGCGGGCGATGTATGAAGATGAACACTACGAACTCGGACTTGTTTTCGTGGAACCTGCCACCCATGAAGAGTCGGTGGGCTTTTTCTAAATAAATGGTATCGGAACGGTTATCTTCTCGGCTAAGGTTTTGGAAGATAACCGTTCTACTTTTTGGAGGGGGAGAATCCATGCAGAAGCTACATATTCTAAATGGTGAAGAAATGAATAAGGCCTTTAAAAGCCAGGGACTTTTCGAAGGGGAGCATATGATTCCTTTCAATGAAGCGATGTGTGCCGGTGAAACTTGTGAAACCATCTTCTCTGAAGAATTTATAAAAACAAGGGCTGTGACGCATGGAGTTTCTGAAGATGACTACAGGCGGATCACTGTAGAAAAACTGGAGGCTGTCTTCCGTGAAGGACGAGATCACCTCCAGCTATGGTTTGATGAAGATATGTTCTGCCAAATCAATCTTCTCACCTTACTGGCATGGCTGGAGCAAATCGGTTACGAAGGGAAAATTGAGCTATGTTTAACGACACAACAGTTCGAACCTCTCGCCTCATATCAGCTTCATGTAGCTGGTTACCGTGCCATGTATAAACAAGTTCTTATAAACCGGGCTCATCCTTCTGAAGTTCTTCTCCCTCCACTAAAAAAGGGCATTGAATTGTATTTGCATTACAAGGGGCTTGATAATGAACTGGTAACATTCATCAAACATCACCCTGTTTTATCGGAGGAGCAGCTTGTATCGTTGATGATTGAAACTTTTCAAAAATATGGACTGGGCGATGTTCAATATATGCAGTTGGTCAGGAGTGTAAGAGCTTCTGAGTTGTGAAGAGAAAGATCACTTCGTCGTATTCATAGAAAGTATTTACTGAAAGGGTCGCTCGTTATTTTCGGAAAGTGCTTCTACCCGAGGGAGAAGTTCTCATTTCCTAGTGCGATGCATACACTTTTCACAGCCCAGTGATGAAAATGATTCTCAAATTCATTGACAGAGTGGAACCGAGCCCATAAACTAGAAAGTAGAGAAAATATATAGATTTCGTGATTTTTCGTGTAGCTCCAACAGCGATAGATTTCGTGAGACATAAAGGAGAGGTCAGATTATGGATACCCTGTTGGCGAATAATTTAACTCTTGGCTATGGAGATTCCATCATCATAGATTCATTGGATATTACGATCCCGAAAGGCAAAGTCACTGTTCTCATCGGTGGAAACGGTTGCGGTAAGTCTACTTTGCTTCGTTCGATGGCTCGTTTATTGCGTCCAAAATCAGGAGAAGTTGTGCTGGATAGCGCGGATATTTCCAAGATGCGTACGAAAGATGTGGCGAAGAAGATGGCGATTCTTCCACAAAGCCCGACAACTCCTGAAGGTCTCAGCGTCTATCAGCTTGTAAAGCAAGGCCGTTATCCTTATCAAGGGTTCGCAAAACGCTGGTCGGACGAAGATGAGAAAGCTGTCACGCGTGCGCTTGAAGATACGAACTTGATGGAGTTGAAAGACAGGACGGTCGATTCTCTATCCGGCGGGCAGCGTCAACGTGCCTGGATTGCGATGACTCTGGCTCAGGATACCGATATTCTTCTATTGGATGAACCGACCACTTATTTAGATATGACGCACCAGATTGATATTCTTGATTTGCTCTTCGATTTGAATCAGGATAATGGACGTACGGTAGTCATGGTGCTTCATGATATTAACCTGGCCTGCCGTTATGCGGATCATATTATTGCAGTGAAAGATAAAACGGTCTTCGCACAAGGGAAGCCTGAAGATGTCGTGACTTGCGATATGATGCACCACGTATTTGAAATGCTTTGTGATGTCAGGGAGGATCCTCTTTTCGGTACTCCGATGTGCATTCCGCATGGAAAAGGACGCTGTTTGATCAAGCAAGCGCAGGCGGAAGCTCAGACTCAACAAAAACAAACGGTATAACTCTCAAAAGCAATGTGCGCTGCACATTGCTTTTTTATATATTTGGAAAGGATTTCTGACTTTTTGGTAGAAAGATACATAGAGAAGCAGGAACCAAACATGATAACATGGTATACATGTGTAAATACGATTATATGATTGAGGGGATAATCCATGGAACGAGTGAAAGAATGGATGGATCAGGGAATCATAGCAGGGATTGCTGAACGCATTCCTCATGAACACTTGTTACATATGCTTATGGATGGAATATCCGACTATATCTTTTTTATGGAAGTCGTCGGTGAGAGACGATTTAGATATGTATATATGAATGAATCTGCCAAAAACCATTCTCCAATTAAAGGAGCGGGATGGGAAGGCAAATACATAGAGGATCTTTTGGGTGAATCACAAGCGGAAGATTTAATTGAAGCCTATCAAACGGTTGTTAAGAAAAAAGAAGCCCTCACGTACGAAGATGAAATCATCATTAATGGAACACTTTTCAGAGGGCATTCCGTGCTTACCCCGACGATGAACGAGGCGGGAGAAGTCACCCACATTGTAGCGATTACGCGGAACATTACAGAAGTGATTGAAAAAGAGCGTGACCTCAGCCGGATCAATGCGATGTATCGCTCCTTAATGAAGGATACAACCGATGCGATTTTAATTGTCGATACAGCGGGTAATATTTTAGAAGCGAACCGTGCTATAGAAGAACTTTACGGCTACACGAAAGAAGAAATGCAGACGTCTTCGCTCCCTTTTGTCCCTTCGAACCGAAGAGAAGAAGCCCAGGAGCTTGTCCGTAAAGGAAAGGAAAGAGCGATCGCCCGATATGAAACGGTCCGCCAAAGAAAAGATGGAGGGCTTGTGGATGTTTCAATCAGCATTTCTCCGATTCAGAATGAAGACGGCGAAACGATCGGCATCAGTTCAATTGTTAGAGATATTTCGAACGATAAGGCCGCCCAGCGGAAGTTGGAAGCAAGCAGGTCCCGCTATCGATCGTTGTTCAAACATAACCCACAGCCAATCTTGACGCTGACGTTCGAGGGACTGATTAAGAAAGCGAACACAGCGACGCTGCGTCTTTTGGAAACCGAGGAAGATGCCCTGGTGCAAACGTCGATCATCGAGTGGGTGCCGGCAGAACAGAGAGGCTGGTTAAGGAAGCAGCTCTTAGAATCCTTTTTCCAAAAAGGTACCCGGTTTGAAACAAGTTTTTGGATGGATGGAGAAGAGCGTATTCTACGAGTCTCTCTCGTTCCGATTATTAATGAAGGTCAGAAAGAAGGAATTTATGCGATTCTTGAGGATCGGACGGAACAAGAGAGGGCTCATGAAGCTTTAAGGCAGAGTGAGGAGAAGTTCCGGCTGATTGCGGATCATTCTAATGATTTGATCTCTGTTTTCTCACCAATGGGAGAGCTGGTTTACGCATCTCCCTCACAAGAGAAATTCTTAGGCCGTGCCCCGCATGAGATGTCTTCAGAAGAACTACTGCAGCAGCTCGAGCCTGAGGATTTAACTAACCTTTCCTATGCATTTAAATGGAGTGAAGAGAGCAAAGAAGCGTTTACGGTTTCCTTGACATTGAAAAGTCAGAATGGAGAACCTGTCTGGTTTGAATGCAGAGGAACGCCGGTGGTCAGTGAACAGCATCAGGTCAGCCATTTCGTCATCGTAGCACGAGATATATCCGAACAAAAAAATTATGAAGAGAAGCTTGAGCGTTTTGCTTTTTACGATTATTTGACGGACTTGCCGAACCGGAGGCTTTTTGAAGACCGCGTCGAGCAGGCGATCGCAAAGGCTGAACGGTCCGGTGAATCATTCGCTCTCCTTTATTTAGATGGTGATGGCTTCAAGTATATCAATGATGAATACGGTCATGAAGTTGGAGATGAATTTCTATGCAATGTCGGGAAGCGGATGAAAGAATGCATCCGTTCGGGAGATTCTGTCGGACGGATTGGTGGGGATGAATTTGCGATTCTTTTGGAGGACATCGCGGATCGGGATCAAATCTATGAAGTCTCCATGCGTGCGCTTGAG
This window harbors:
- a CDS encoding YitT family protein; the protein is MPPALRQTMDYGLVILGSFFVALAFNLFLLPNNIASGGVAGVSTITKGVFGWEPGVVQWVLNIPLFIMGVAILGKNFGLKSFVGTVTLPLFVLMTSDMAPATPNPLLGAIFGGMGVGLGLGIVFRGRASTGGIDLAAQVLHKFTHLPLGISVALLDGMIVLTSAIVFSLEEGLYALIGLFATSRTIDFVQVGLNTSKNVMIITEDVDEVRSAIFEQIDRGVTVLSGAGGYTDRERRVVMCVVQQNEFIKLTQTVKTVDPGAFVVAMNATEVLGEGFKTS
- a CDS encoding c-type cytochrome, with the translated sequence MKKLLSALFLGLILVLSACGGGGDEGTTDDSANDETTEEQTGEDSGEGTDEGTSDSGDGEAVDTAAAEEVYQNNCASCHGGELGGGMGPSLTEVGSKYSAEEIVGFIKNGKGGMPAQGQVSDDDAQLVASWLTTME
- the ftsE gene encoding cell division ATP-binding protein FtsE; protein product: MIKMQGVYKTYPNGVTALNGLDIQIDQGEFVYVVGPSGAGKSTFTKLIYREEKPTTGTVLVNDMDTSTMKQRRIPMLRRQIGVVYQDFRLLPTLTVYENVAFALEVIEENPQNIRRRVMDVLDQVRLKNKARFLPDELSGGEQQRVSIARAIVNHPKVLIADEPTGNLDPETSWEIMHILEEINTAGTTVLMATHSQEIVNTIRKRVIAIEDGMVVRDQSNGEYGYEM
- a CDS encoding S41 family peptidase — its product is MNIKPRYVALLMALAVLFGAAGSYIGIEYFADDTNEQAQSEQYADKDAENFGSLSEEEQKAFIQNMSGNTDLKKVEQAFSTIQENYVKEVDKNTLVEGAIQGMLDTLEDPYSVYMDPETMEQFNQTIESSFQGIGAEVSMVNDKVTIVAPIKGSPAEEAGLKPNDQILKVDGDSVEGLDLYEAVLKIRGEKGTEVTLQIDRPRVSEPLNIDITRDDIPLETVYTDTKEINGKKAGVIEITSFSEKTSDEFHEALEKLEKDGMDGLVIDVRGNPGGLFTDVQEILKEFIPKDKPIVRVEDRKGEKTRYFSENEEKKPYPITVLMDEGSASASEILAATMQEAGGYDLVGTKSFGKGTVQQALPMGDGSTIKLTLFKWLTPDGNWIHEKGIEPTVKVKQPEYFYTNPVEVEESLQYNDNDEKVKNIQIMLKGLGHDPDRTDGYYSKDTEAAVQAFQEEAGLEATGVVDETTGGKLEEAIIKEVRDEKNDKQMQKAVEVLFQ
- a CDS encoding PDZ domain-containing protein; amino-acid sequence: MAVLLLTESILMLRTTAAHTYPERLKGTRGMWIGQHRSRRMTVVPFLALFPGGMIEPFAAWWPMIPLGGETYGLILIPFVIGWEWKARGQSPVVAAKTMGRHVFLLSIIVLGLAVGSFFIGVLSLAAVMIGLIGREWIFVLHRMREEKTPFFSSAKKGIRILGVIPRSPADQMGLTPGEVIERVNAIPVRTENQFYEALQNSGAFTKMEVRDEWGENRYVQRAMYEDEHYELGLVFVEPATHEESVGFF
- a CDS encoding AraC family transcriptional regulator, producing MQKLHILNGEEMNKAFKSQGLFEGEHMIPFNEAMCAGETCETIFSEEFIKTRAVTHGVSEDDYRRITVEKLEAVFREGRDHLQLWFDEDMFCQINLLTLLAWLEQIGYEGKIELCLTTQQFEPLASYQLHVAGYRAMYKQVLINRAHPSEVLLPPLKKGIELYLHYKGLDNELVTFIKHHPVLSEEQLVSLMIETFQKYGLGDVQYMQLVRSVRASEL
- a CDS encoding ABC transporter ATP-binding protein; translated protein: MDTLLANNLTLGYGDSIIIDSLDITIPKGKVTVLIGGNGCGKSTLLRSMARLLRPKSGEVVLDSADISKMRTKDVAKKMAILPQSPTTPEGLSVYQLVKQGRYPYQGFAKRWSDEDEKAVTRALEDTNLMELKDRTVDSLSGGQRQRAWIAMTLAQDTDILLLDEPTTYLDMTHQIDILDLLFDLNQDNGRTVVMVLHDINLACRYADHIIAVKDKTVFAQGKPEDVVTCDMMHHVFEMLCDVREDPLFGTPMCIPHGKGRCLIKQAQAEAQTQQKQTV
- a CDS encoding sensor domain-containing diguanylate cyclase, whose translation is MERVKEWMDQGIIAGIAERIPHEHLLHMLMDGISDYIFFMEVVGERRFRYVYMNESAKNHSPIKGAGWEGKYIEDLLGESQAEDLIEAYQTVVKKKEALTYEDEIIINGTLFRGHSVLTPTMNEAGEVTHIVAITRNITEVIEKERDLSRINAMYRSLMKDTTDAILIVDTAGNILEANRAIEELYGYTKEEMQTSSLPFVPSNRREEAQELVRKGKERAIARYETVRQRKDGGLVDVSISISPIQNEDGETIGISSIVRDISNDKAAQRKLEASRSRYRSLFKHNPQPILTLTFEGLIKKANTATLRLLETEEDALVQTSIIEWVPAEQRGWLRKQLLESFFQKGTRFETSFWMDGEERILRVSLVPIINEGQKEGIYAILEDRTEQERAHEALRQSEEKFRLIADHSNDLISVFSPMGELVYASPSQEKFLGRAPHEMSSEELLQQLEPEDLTNLSYAFKWSEESKEAFTVSLTLKSQNGEPVWFECRGTPVVSEQHQVSHFVIVARDISEQKNYEEKLERFAFYDYLTDLPNRRLFEDRVEQAIAKAERSGESFALLYLDGDGFKYINDEYGHEVGDEFLCNVGKRMKECIRSGDSVGRIGGDEFAILLEDIADRDQIYEVSMRALEKLREPYFVKGEEIRSSFSIGVACYPEDGRTLDDLFRSADKALYKGKRDGKNQVRLYE